In Rahnella variigena, one DNA window encodes the following:
- a CDS encoding cytochrome c encodes MKKRLFLALLVVIIIVTAVLWWRENRTLDAPVQKVTADTAQIERGRYLVQASDCAACHTASGGAPLAGGYPLETPFGKIFGSNLTPSADDGIGRWTSDDFYLALTKGVAPGGRHLYPAMPYTSYKGVTRKDSDDMYAFLMTRPAVDQPVPENEMPFPFNQRMAMIGWNLLFRTSDPMPASSQGNSADWQRGQYLTDVLGHCGECHTPRGKLGQMDTDSNLKGGTLGRITAPAIIPEALAQRGWNPADLSRFLATGIAPQGSAFDEMHKVVDLSTRHLTDADHRAIVTYLLGDKPPAAVPVSTGQGGNDAGRITYLDQCSGCHMADGSGKPHVAVAMQNNATLRQPDGRNLIVSVLDGLPAQDFPNGESMQSMPGFADRLNDAQIAEMVNYLRVTFGGLPGDITAEQVKALRKH; translated from the coding sequence ATGAAAAAACGTCTTTTCCTCGCGCTGCTGGTGGTGATCATTATCGTGACCGCCGTTCTCTGGTGGCGGGAAAACCGCACGCTGGATGCGCCGGTGCAGAAAGTCACTGCGGATACGGCGCAGATTGAACGCGGTCGTTATCTGGTTCAGGCGTCTGACTGCGCGGCATGTCATACCGCTTCCGGCGGTGCGCCGCTGGCGGGTGGCTATCCGCTGGAAACGCCGTTTGGCAAAATCTTTGGCAGCAATCTGACGCCTTCTGCGGACGACGGCATTGGCCGCTGGACGTCGGACGATTTCTATCTGGCGCTGACCAAAGGCGTGGCGCCGGGCGGACGTCATCTGTATCCGGCGATGCCTTACACCTCGTACAAAGGTGTCACCCGCAAAGATTCAGACGATATGTATGCGTTTCTGATGACGCGTCCGGCGGTGGATCAGCCGGTGCCGGAAAACGAAATGCCATTCCCGTTCAACCAGCGTATGGCGATGATCGGCTGGAACCTGTTATTCCGTACCAGCGATCCGATGCCAGCCAGTTCTCAGGGGAATTCTGCCGACTGGCAGCGCGGTCAATACCTGACGGATGTGCTCGGTCACTGCGGCGAATGTCATACACCACGCGGCAAACTGGGGCAGATGGATACCGACAGTAACCTGAAAGGCGGCACGCTCGGACGCATTACCGCACCAGCGATCATCCCGGAGGCGCTGGCGCAACGTGGCTGGAACCCGGCAGATCTGAGCCGTTTCCTCGCGACTGGCATTGCGCCTCAGGGATCTGCCTTTGACGAGATGCATAAGGTTGTCGATCTCAGCACCCGTCATCTGACCGACGCCGATCACCGTGCGATCGTCACGTACCTGCTGGGCGACAAACCGCCGGCGGCGGTGCCGGTCAGTACCGGACAGGGCGGTAATGACGCCGGACGTATCACTTATCTGGATCAGTGTTCCGGTTGCCATATGGCCGATGGTTCCGGCAAACCGCACGTCGCGGTGGCGATGCAAAACAACGCCACCTTGCGCCAGCCGGATGGTCGTAACCTGATCGTTTCCGTGCTTGATGGTTTACCGGCGCAGGATTTCCCGAACGGTGAAAGCATGCAGTCGATGCCTGGTTTTGCGGATCGGCTGAACGATGCGCAAATTGCTGAGATGGTGAATTATCTGCGCGTGACCTTCGGCGGCCTGCCGGGGGATATTACGGCGGAACAGGTGAAAGCGTTGCGCAAACACTGA